The Amycolatopsis viridis genome window below encodes:
- a CDS encoding glutamate synthase subunit beta, whose protein sequence is MADPKGFLKYERVEPPKRPKAHRAEDWREVYADLEPAERDQQVRTQATRCMDCGIPFCHSAGSGCPLGNLIPEWNDLVRRGDWAAASDRLHATNNFPEFTGKLCPAPCEAGCTLSISPLSGGPVAIKRVEATIAEKSWELGLAQPQVAEVASGQRVAVVGSGPAGLAAAQQLTRAGHDVTVFERDDRLGGLLRYGIPEFKMEKKHLDQRLAQLKKEGTQFVTGCEVGVDITVEELRARYDAVVLAVGALRGRDDTTTAGRELAGIHLAMEHLVPANKQCEGDGPSPVHAHGKHVVIIGGGDTGADSYGTAIRQGAASVTQLDQYPMPPSTRDDDRSPWPTWPYVLRTYPAHEEGGERKFGVAVRRFVGDENGHVRAIELQQVKVVKDPETGRREVVPVSDEIEEIPADLVLFAIGFEGVEHMRLLDDLGISLTRRGTISCGPDWQTEAPGVFVCGDAHRGASLVVWAIAEGRSVAHAVDAYLTGASDLPAPVHPTALPLAVV, encoded by the coding sequence GTGGCTGACCCCAAGGGCTTCCTGAAGTACGAGCGGGTCGAGCCGCCCAAGCGCCCCAAGGCGCACCGCGCCGAGGACTGGCGCGAGGTCTACGCCGACCTCGAACCGGCCGAGCGCGACCAGCAGGTGCGCACGCAGGCCACCCGCTGCATGGACTGCGGCATCCCGTTCTGCCACTCCGCGGGTTCCGGCTGCCCGCTGGGCAACCTGATCCCGGAGTGGAACGACCTGGTGCGCCGCGGTGACTGGGCCGCGGCGAGCGACCGCCTGCACGCGACCAACAACTTCCCGGAGTTCACCGGGAAGCTGTGCCCGGCGCCGTGCGAGGCCGGCTGCACGCTGTCCATCTCGCCCCTGTCCGGGGGCCCGGTCGCGATCAAGCGCGTCGAGGCGACGATCGCGGAGAAGTCGTGGGAGCTGGGCCTGGCCCAGCCGCAGGTCGCCGAGGTGGCCAGCGGTCAGCGCGTGGCCGTGGTCGGGTCCGGCCCGGCCGGGCTGGCCGCCGCCCAGCAGCTCACCCGCGCCGGGCACGACGTGACGGTGTTCGAGCGGGACGACCGGCTCGGCGGGCTGCTGCGCTACGGCATCCCCGAGTTCAAGATGGAGAAGAAGCACCTCGACCAGCGCCTGGCCCAGCTCAAGAAGGAGGGCACGCAGTTCGTCACCGGCTGCGAGGTCGGTGTCGACATCACCGTCGAGGAGCTGCGGGCGCGCTACGACGCGGTCGTGCTCGCGGTCGGCGCGCTGCGCGGCCGGGACGACACCACCACGGCGGGACGGGAGCTCGCGGGTATCCACCTGGCGATGGAGCACCTGGTGCCGGCCAACAAGCAGTGCGAGGGCGACGGGCCGTCGCCGGTCCACGCGCACGGCAAGCACGTCGTGATCATCGGCGGTGGGGACACCGGCGCCGACTCCTACGGCACCGCGATCCGCCAGGGCGCCGCGTCGGTCACCCAGCTGGACCAGTACCCGATGCCCCCGTCGACCCGGGACGACGACCGGTCGCCGTGGCCGACGTGGCCGTACGTGCTGCGCACCTACCCGGCGCACGAGGAGGGCGGCGAGCGGAAGTTCGGCGTCGCCGTGCGGCGGTTCGTGGGCGACGAGAACGGGCACGTCCGCGCGATCGAGCTGCAGCAGGTCAAGGTCGTCAAGGACCCGGAGACCGGGCGTCGCGAGGTGGTGCCGGTCTCCGACGAGATCGAGGAGATCCCGGCCGACCTGGTGCTGTTCGCGATCGGGTTCGAGGGCGTGGAGCACATGCGGCTGCTCGACGACCTGGGCATCTCGCTGACCCGCCGGGGCACCATCTCGTGTGGTCCGGACTGGCAGACGGAGGCCCCCGGCGTGTTCGTCTGCGGCGACGCGCACCGCGGCGCGTCCCTGGTGGTGTGGGCGATCGCGGAAGGCCGCTCGGTGGCCCACGCGGTGGACGCCTACCTGACCGGCGCGTCCGACCTGCCGGCACCGGTCCACCCGACCGCGCTGCCCCTCGCGGTGGTCTAG